From the genome of Nocardia sp. NBC_01503, one region includes:
- a CDS encoding citrate synthase 2, whose translation MTASAAASPVIPADFVSGLEGVVAFTTDIAEPDKDGGALRYRGVDIEDLVANRVTFGDVWSLLVDGEFGHGLPPAEPFPLPIHTGDVRVDVQAGLAMLAPIWGYQPLLDIDDDTARDNLARASVMALSYVAQSARGIYQPAVPQRKIDECTTITERFMTRWKGDPDPKHTEAIDAYWVSAAEHGMNASTFTARVIASTGADVAASLSGAIGAMSGPLHGGAPARVLPMIEAVEQSGDARALVKGILDRKEKLMGFGHRVYRAEDPRARVLRATAKRLAAPRYEVAAALEQAALAELRERRPDRAIETNVEFWAAVILDFAEVPAHMMPAMFTCGRTAGWCAHILEQKKLGKLVRPAAIYTGPAPRLPETVVGWDTVVRK comes from the coding sequence ATGACTGCCAGCGCTGCGGCCAGCCCTGTCATCCCAGCTGATTTCGTCAGCGGTCTCGAAGGCGTGGTGGCATTCACCACCGATATCGCCGAACCGGATAAGGATGGTGGCGCGCTCCGGTACCGCGGCGTCGACATCGAAGACCTGGTCGCGAACCGGGTCACCTTCGGTGATGTCTGGTCCCTCCTGGTGGACGGTGAGTTCGGGCACGGACTGCCGCCCGCCGAGCCGTTCCCGCTGCCGATTCACACCGGCGATGTCCGCGTCGACGTGCAGGCCGGCCTGGCCATGCTCGCCCCGATCTGGGGCTACCAGCCGCTGCTGGATATCGACGACGACACCGCGCGCGACAATCTCGCGCGTGCCTCGGTGATGGCGCTGTCCTATGTCGCGCAGTCGGCGCGCGGTATCTACCAGCCCGCCGTACCGCAGCGGAAGATCGACGAGTGCACCACCATTACCGAGCGGTTCATGACCCGCTGGAAGGGTGATCCGGACCCCAAGCACACCGAGGCCATCGACGCCTACTGGGTCTCCGCGGCCGAGCACGGTATGAACGCCTCCACTTTCACCGCCCGCGTCATCGCCTCCACCGGCGCCGATGTGGCCGCCTCGCTCTCCGGCGCGATCGGTGCCATGTCCGGCCCGCTGCACGGTGGCGCTCCGGCCCGTGTGCTCCCCATGATCGAAGCGGTCGAACAGTCCGGTGACGCCCGTGCGCTGGTCAAGGGCATCCTGGACCGCAAGGAGAAGCTCATGGGCTTCGGTCACCGGGTCTACCGGGCCGAGGATCCGCGCGCCCGCGTGCTGCGCGCCACCGCCAAGCGCTTGGCCGCCCCGCGCTACGAGGTCGCCGCCGCGCTCGAGCAGGCCGCCCTGGCCGAGCTGCGTGAGCGTCGCCCGGACCGCGCCATCGAGACCAATGTCGAGTTCTGGGCCGCGGTCATCCTGGACTTCGCCGAGGTGCCGGCGCACATGATGCCCGCCATGTTCACCTGTGGTCGCACCGCCGGTTGGTGTGCGCACATCCTGGAGCAGAAGAAGCTCGGCAAGCTGGTCCGCCCCGCCGCCATCTACACCGGTCCGGCCCCGCGCCTGCCCGAGACCGTGGTCGGCTGGGACACCGTCGTCCGCAAGTGA
- the pdxH gene encoding pyridoxamine 5'-phosphate oxidase — protein MPDQENYATPDLDIAALRVEYGVDAGDNHPGLETDLDESWLADGWEPLLRNWIEHATSAGLTDSNAMVLATVEITESGPKPSSRTVLCKGLSPEGVTFYTNYESFKGRQLTATPYASATFVWPALGRQITVRGPVRRVAPETTAIYWQSRPRGSQLGAWASLQSRPIASREELDRQHTQVTSRFEGVDSIPVPPQWGGFLLEPEYVEFWQGRRSRMHNRLRVILEPGNTDVSAMKVERLQP, from the coding sequence ATGCCCGACCAGGAGAATTACGCCACTCCCGACCTCGATATCGCGGCCCTGCGCGTGGAGTACGGAGTCGACGCCGGGGACAATCATCCGGGCCTGGAGACCGACCTCGACGAGAGCTGGCTGGCGGACGGCTGGGAACCGTTGCTACGCAACTGGATCGAGCACGCCACCAGTGCCGGACTGACCGATTCCAATGCCATGGTGCTGGCCACCGTAGAGATCACGGAATCGGGTCCGAAACCGTCCTCTCGAACCGTGCTGTGCAAAGGACTGTCCCCCGAGGGTGTGACTTTTTACACGAATTACGAATCGTTCAAAGGACGGCAACTCACCGCGACGCCGTACGCGTCGGCGACTTTCGTCTGGCCCGCGCTCGGCAGGCAGATCACCGTGCGCGGTCCGGTGCGGCGGGTCGCGCCGGAGACCACCGCGATCTACTGGCAGTCCCGCCCGCGGGGTTCGCAGCTCGGGGCGTGGGCCTCACTGCAATCCCGGCCGATCGCCTCGCGGGAGGAGCTGGATCGTCAGCACACCCAGGTGACCTCGCGTTTCGAGGGCGTCGATTCGATTCCGGTGCCGCCGCAGTGGGGCGGATTCCTGCTCGAACCGGAGTACGTGGAGTTCTGGCAGGGTCGCCGCAGCCGCATGCACAATCGCCTCCGCGTCATTCTGGAACCCGGCAATACGGACGTCTCCGCCATGAAGGTCGAGCGTTTGCAGCCCTGA